From the Neorhodopirellula lusitana genome, one window contains:
- a CDS encoding ABC transporter ATP-binding protein: MALVKLRGVSKQFRKGDETITPLDNIDLDVQAGEFVSLMGPSGTGKSTLLNLVSGIDQPDSGTITVAGTQLSGLSRSKLADWRAANLGYIFQTHNLIPVLTAYENIELPTLLLKLSSKQRRQRVELALEAVGLGDRADHYPRQLSGGQEQRVGIARAIVAHPKVVVADEPTGSLDTETSEQVQVLLQRLNRELDITMLMVTHDSDAAKIASRQLILDRGKFVEEGSLATKV; this comes from the coding sequence ATGGCATTAGTTAAACTACGCGGGGTCAGCAAACAGTTCCGCAAGGGCGATGAGACGATCACTCCGCTGGACAACATTGACTTGGATGTTCAGGCGGGAGAGTTCGTTTCCTTGATGGGCCCCAGCGGCACGGGCAAAAGCACGCTGCTGAATTTGGTCAGTGGAATCGACCAGCCGGATTCAGGAACCATCACGGTGGCCGGCACCCAGCTCAGCGGACTCTCACGCAGCAAACTGGCTGACTGGAGAGCGGCGAATCTGGGGTACATCTTCCAAACCCACAACTTGATTCCCGTACTGACCGCGTACGAAAATATTGAGCTACCCACCTTGCTACTGAAACTCTCGTCGAAGCAACGCCGCCAACGTGTCGAACTGGCACTCGAAGCGGTGGGGCTTGGCGACCGCGCCGATCACTACCCAAGACAACTGTCCGGTGGCCAAGAACAACGTGTCGGGATCGCGCGGGCCATCGTTGCGCATCCGAAGGTCGTTGTCGCTGACGAACCTACGGGAAGCCTCGATACCGAAACCAGCGAACAAGTGCAGGTCCTTCTGCAGCGACTCAATCGCGAACTGGATATCACCATGCTGATGGTCACCCACGACAGTGACGCGGCAAAAATCGCATCACGCCAACTGATCTTGGATCGCGGCAAGTTTGTTGAAGAAGGTTCTTTGGCGACAAAGGTTTAA
- a CDS encoding efflux RND transporter periplasmic adaptor subunit: MSESESQLDLSQLALDRSPAAQPSAAGSPRGNAGSGDKAGGSGHRSKRWITRYVIPISILLGFLGLLGAAAGRHWMPRQSVTVMPVIIKRSAVQTEGTTLFQAPGWIEPRPTAISVAALAPGVIEELLVVEGQQVVKDEPIARLISIDAEMQVEQAQNTLAIREGELNRAIAERNAAQVRLENPVHLQVQLADAQSMLAKTQTELAKIPFLTEAAQANATFALQSMQRRQAAKEAIAGRIVRESENEHAAAHAAMEELQQRAPNLEREAEALQDKVNAIKKQLRLLVEENRQLKEADAKVQSASALRDEAKLKVRQAELALSRNTISAPMSGRILRLIASPGSRVMGLNSNAGHSSSTVVEMYDPARLQVRADVRLEDVPMVTRGQPVEIETASSTEPIHGRVLQTTSSANIQKNTLEVKVELLEPPPTVSPEMLVTATFLAPAIAVSGSNKNDSPESENAPTETERTFVPQSLVQSDDSGSFAWVVDADNLAKQRRIETGGTNVDGLVEAKSGLQPTDKLIASNWQDLTDGSPVQVTGEDQSIGIER; the protein is encoded by the coding sequence ATGAGCGAATCCGAATCCCAACTCGACCTCAGCCAACTTGCGCTGGACCGCTCACCTGCGGCTCAGCCATCGGCTGCGGGTTCACCGAGAGGCAATGCAGGCAGCGGCGACAAAGCAGGCGGTAGCGGCCATCGATCCAAGCGATGGATCACACGCTACGTCATCCCGATCAGCATTTTGCTGGGGTTCCTAGGTCTACTGGGTGCCGCGGCGGGGCGTCACTGGATGCCTCGCCAATCGGTCACCGTCATGCCGGTCATCATTAAGCGGTCCGCTGTCCAAACCGAAGGCACCACGCTCTTCCAGGCTCCCGGATGGATTGAGCCTCGACCTACCGCGATCTCCGTCGCGGCTCTCGCCCCCGGCGTCATCGAAGAACTGCTGGTCGTCGAAGGGCAACAGGTCGTCAAAGACGAGCCCATCGCGCGTCTGATCTCCATCGACGCCGAAATGCAGGTCGAGCAAGCTCAAAACACGCTTGCGATTCGAGAAGGAGAACTGAACCGGGCCATCGCGGAACGCAACGCCGCCCAGGTGCGATTGGAGAACCCGGTGCATCTGCAAGTCCAACTCGCCGACGCCCAAAGCATGCTCGCGAAAACCCAAACCGAACTCGCCAAAATACCGTTTCTCACTGAAGCGGCGCAGGCCAACGCCACGTTCGCGCTGCAAAGCATGCAGCGCCGTCAGGCGGCCAAAGAAGCGATCGCTGGAAGAATCGTCCGCGAATCCGAAAACGAACATGCCGCCGCCCACGCTGCCATGGAAGAACTGCAACAACGGGCTCCTAACCTGGAACGGGAAGCGGAGGCGTTGCAGGACAAAGTCAACGCGATCAAAAAACAATTACGTTTGCTAGTCGAAGAGAACCGTCAACTCAAGGAAGCCGACGCCAAAGTCCAATCCGCATCAGCATTGCGAGACGAAGCCAAGCTAAAAGTTCGCCAAGCGGAATTGGCTCTCAGCCGCAACACGATCTCCGCCCCCATGTCGGGTCGAATCCTACGACTGATCGCCTCGCCCGGCAGCCGTGTCATGGGTCTGAACAGCAACGCCGGCCATAGCTCCAGCACGGTTGTGGAGATGTATGACCCAGCCCGCCTGCAAGTACGCGCCGACGTGCGTCTCGAGGACGTGCCCATGGTGACGCGGGGACAACCTGTCGAAATCGAAACCGCATCGTCGACCGAACCCATTCATGGCCGAGTCCTGCAAACAACCAGCTCCGCCAACATTCAAAAGAACACGCTGGAAGTGAAAGTGGAATTGCTCGAGCCACCACCCACCGTCAGCCCAGAAATGCTTGTCACGGCGACCTTCCTGGCTCCCGCCATTGCGGTCTCCGGATCCAACAAGAACGACTCACCAGAATCCGAAAACGCCCCAACCGAAACGGAACGCACGTTTGTCCCACAATCATTGGTGCAGTCCGACGACTCGGGCAGCTTTGCCTGGGTCGTCGACGCCGACAACCTCGCGAAGCAGCGCCGCATCGAAACGGGCGGCACCAACGTCGATGGCCTGGTGGAAGCGAAGTCCGGCCTGCAGCCCACCGACAAACTAATCGCAAGCAATTGGCAAGACCTCACCGATGGCAGCCCCGTGCAAGTCACGGGCGAAGATCAGTCCATCGGTATTGAGCGGTAA